Proteins co-encoded in one Meiothermus sp. genomic window:
- a CDS encoding FAD-binding oxidoreductase, translated as MVESLQHLLPLKVSTAPADLEAHSKDESYPTHHPPIAVVYAENLPDIQTTLAWAREHRIPVVPFGAGTSLEGQVIPQGKALSLDVSRMNRVLEVRPEDFLAVVEPGVTRKALNEALKGTGLFFPVDPGADASLGGMAATNASGTTTVRYGGMRQNVLALQVVLANGEVLELGRGVRKTSAGYDLKDLFIGSEGTLGIITRLTLKLHPIPEHIHTLRVFFENLTDTAQAAYAVMVSGLPVARLELVDEIGIKAINRYLGRNYPEKPVLFVEFHSSTRAALEAESHLALELMREAGAISIDAARTQEERTAQWEARHQAYWALVNLFPGKEYLSTDTAVPISKMPDLVAYSSRLLRELGLTGNILGHVGDGNFHTLVVCEPGDPRAEEFSLRLVEHTLALGGTCTGEHGVGLRKKKYLPKEHGPALGWMRQIKRLFDPHNLLNPGKIFD; from the coding sequence ATGGTGGAAAGCTTGCAACACCTCTTGCCCCTAAAGGTTAGCACCGCCCCCGCCGACCTGGAAGCCCACAGCAAAGATGAAAGCTATCCGACACACCACCCCCCTATTGCCGTGGTCTACGCCGAAAATCTTCCCGACATTCAAACCACTCTGGCCTGGGCCCGCGAACATCGCATTCCCGTAGTGCCTTTTGGGGCCGGAACCAGCCTCGAGGGCCAGGTTATTCCGCAGGGGAAAGCGCTCTCGTTGGATGTCTCCCGCATGAACCGGGTGCTGGAGGTTCGCCCCGAAGACTTTTTGGCCGTGGTGGAGCCCGGTGTGACCCGCAAGGCCCTGAACGAAGCCCTCAAGGGCACAGGTCTGTTCTTTCCGGTAGACCCCGGTGCCGACGCCTCGCTGGGCGGGATGGCCGCCACCAACGCCTCGGGCACCACCACCGTGCGCTATGGAGGCATGCGCCAGAACGTGCTGGCGTTGCAGGTTGTGCTGGCCAATGGCGAGGTGCTGGAGCTGGGCCGGGGGGTGCGCAAGACCAGCGCCGGCTACGACCTGAAAGACCTCTTCATCGGCTCCGAGGGCACCCTGGGTATCATCACCCGCCTCACCCTGAAGCTGCACCCCATCCCCGAACACATCCACACCCTGCGGGTCTTCTTCGAAAACCTGACCGACACCGCCCAGGCCGCCTACGCCGTGATGGTCAGCGGGCTACCGGTGGCCCGCCTCGAGCTGGTGGACGAGATCGGCATCAAAGCCATCAACCGCTACCTGGGCCGCAACTACCCAGAAAAACCCGTCCTGTTCGTGGAGTTTCACTCCTCCACCCGCGCGGCCCTCGAGGCCGAGTCCCACCTGGCCCTCGAGCTCATGCGAGAGGCCGGGGCCATCAGCATAGACGCCGCCCGCACCCAGGAAGAGCGCACTGCCCAGTGGGAGGCCCGGCACCAGGCCTACTGGGCCCTGGTCAACCTGTTTCCCGGCAAGGAGTACCTCTCCACCGACACCGCCGTGCCCATCTCCAAAATGCCCGATCTGGTGGCCTATTCCAGCCGCTTGCTGCGCGAACTGGGCCTGACCGGAAACATCCTGGGACACGTGGGCGACGGCAACTTTCACACCCTGGTGGTCTGCGAGCCGGGCGACCCGCGAGCCGAGGAGTTCTCCCTTCGGCTGGTAGAGCACACTCTGGCCCTGGGCGGCACCTGCACCGGCGAGCACGGGGTGGGCTTGCGCAAAAAGAAGTACCTGCCCAAGGAGCACGGCCCGGCCCTGGGCTGGATGCGCCAGATCAAGCGGCTTTTCGACCCCCACAACCTGCTCAACCCCGGCAAAATCTTCGACTAG
- a CDS encoding glycosyltransferase, translating into MPQRILLVYTKAGGGHFALAKNLHKLLTELEPESEVRLFNFFDVGPRWIAQAIQDGYNFAVNKQRWLFTVFQAFYQTRPAIQSFARVLGMRLAPAINEYLEEFRPDKIIYCYPVNHGFRRLPYVRKHKPKTLTVVSDIFSPHLYWFIDTKDQYVVASPEAYSIARRYRVPPENLHFFQTLIDPKYNKPLEPAQVARLREEWGLVHPYTVLVTGGGAGLKISFKLVRELIKIEGINVVVVCGYNQKLYRQLEAFKQKHRLSNLILFGFTQQMYELINVSDVVVSKAGPATIAEVLSQHKDLIVCDYVWPQEYGNVELIRHEKLGYYIRQPRKIADKIRELKDRPPERKTLNLQNDIVRLAEYILRL; encoded by the coding sequence ATGCCGCAACGAATTTTGCTGGTTTACACAAAGGCAGGGGGTGGGCACTTTGCCCTGGCGAAAAATCTACACAAACTGCTGACCGAGCTCGAGCCCGAGTCCGAGGTTCGCCTGTTCAATTTTTTCGATGTGGGGCCGCGCTGGATTGCCCAGGCCATTCAGGATGGCTACAACTTTGCCGTCAACAAGCAGCGCTGGCTCTTTACGGTCTTTCAGGCGTTTTATCAAACCCGCCCGGCCATTCAGTCCTTTGCGCGGGTGCTGGGGATGCGCCTGGCGCCGGCCATCAACGAGTACCTCGAGGAATTTCGTCCCGATAAAATCATCTACTGCTACCCGGTGAACCACGGCTTTCGCCGGCTGCCCTACGTGCGCAAGCACAAGCCCAAAACCCTCACCGTAGTAAGCGATATTTTTAGCCCGCACCTGTACTGGTTCATAGACACCAAAGACCAGTACGTGGTGGCCAGCCCCGAAGCCTACAGCATCGCGCGGCGTTACCGGGTGCCCCCGGAAAACCTGCACTTCTTCCAGACCCTCATAGACCCCAAGTACAACAAGCCCCTCGAGCCCGCCCAGGTAGCCCGGCTGCGCGAGGAATGGGGCCTGGTTCATCCCTACACCGTGCTGGTGACGGGGGGTGGGGCCGGCCTAAAAATTAGCTTCAAGCTGGTGCGCGAGCTGATCAAAATCGAGGGCATCAACGTGGTGGTGGTGTGTGGGTATAACCAGAAGCTTTACCGGCAGCTCGAGGCTTTCAAGCAAAAGCACCGGCTATCTAACCTGATTCTGTTCGGCTTCACTCAGCAGATGTACGAACTGATTAATGTCTCCGACGTGGTGGTTTCCAAAGCCGGCCCTGCGACCATCGCCGAGGTGCTCTCCCAGCACAAAGACCTGATCGTCTGCGATTATGTATGGCCGCAAGAGTACGGCAACGTCGAGCTAATCCGGCACGAGAAGCTGGGGTATTACATCCGGCAGCCCCGCAAAATTGCCGACAAAATCCGGGAACTCAAAGACCGGCCCCCCGAGCGCAAAACCCTCAACCTGCAAAACGACATCGTGCGGCTGGCCGAGTATATCCTCAGGCTTTAG
- a CDS encoding aldo/keto reductase family protein: MRYRKLGQWGLKVSEISLGAWVTYGDAVQDLEHIKAITRIAYEGGINFFDNADVYAKGLAEELMSKALLEQFPRHELVLSSKVFWPTSDDANGRGLSRKHVRESLERSLKRMGTDYLDLYFCHRYDPEVPMEEIVSTMSNLVDRGLVLYWGTSEWPAARIVEAVQFARNNGLHPPVVEQPQYSMLYRERVEQEILPETERFGMGMVVWSPLAMGMLTGRYDKGVPKDSRFERYPQFGNRFLTEENVKKVKALKKVASELGLTRTQLALAWVLRQKGVSSAITGATKPEQLEESLGAAGVDLPQEALDKIEKILGEKPKA, from the coding sequence ATGCGCTATCGCAAACTTGGTCAGTGGGGCTTGAAGGTTTCGGAAATTTCGCTGGGGGCCTGGGTCACCTACGGCGACGCGGTGCAGGACCTCGAGCACATCAAGGCCATCACCCGCATCGCCTACGAGGGCGGGATTAACTTTTTCGACAACGCCGACGTCTACGCCAAAGGGCTGGCTGAAGAGCTGATGAGCAAGGCCCTGCTGGAGCAGTTCCCCCGCCACGAGCTGGTGCTGTCTAGCAAGGTTTTCTGGCCTACCAGCGACGACGCCAACGGCCGGGGCCTCTCGCGCAAGCACGTGCGGGAAAGCCTCGAGCGAAGCCTGAAGCGCATGGGCACCGACTACCTCGACCTGTACTTCTGCCACCGCTACGACCCCGAGGTGCCCATGGAGGAAATCGTCAGCACCATGAGCAACCTGGTAGACCGGGGCCTGGTGCTGTACTGGGGTACTTCCGAGTGGCCGGCGGCCCGCATCGTGGAGGCCGTGCAGTTTGCCCGCAACAACGGCCTGCACCCGCCCGTAGTGGAGCAGCCGCAGTACTCGATGCTCTACCGCGAGCGGGTGGAGCAGGAAATCCTGCCCGAGACCGAGCGCTTCGGGATGGGTATGGTGGTCTGGAGCCCGCTGGCTATGGGTATGCTCACCGGGCGCTACGACAAGGGCGTCCCCAAAGACAGCCGCTTCGAGCGCTACCCGCAGTTCGGCAACCGCTTCCTGACCGAGGAAAACGTCAAGAAGGTCAAGGCCCTCAAGAAAGTAGCCAGCGAGCTGGGCCTCACCCGCACCCAACTGGCCCTGGCCTGGGTCTTGCGGCAAAAAGGGGTGAGCAGCGCCATTACTGGCGCAACCAAGCCCGAGCAGCTCGAGGAGAGCCTGGGCGCCGCCGGAGTCGACCTGCCCCAGGAAGCGCTGGACAAAATCGAAAAGATTCTGGGCGAAAAGCCTAAAGCCTGA
- a CDS encoding CDGSH iron-sulfur domain-containing protein has translation MKIEFRENGSIGIETGGRYVFRQGDQEVVIEKPRVSLCRCGHSGNKPFCDGTHKSVGFVAPAAVIELEEPR, from the coding sequence ATGAAAATCGAGTTTCGCGAGAATGGCTCCATCGGCATCGAAACCGGCGGCAGGTACGTCTTCCGTCAGGGGGACCAGGAGGTGGTCATCGAGAAGCCCAGGGTCTCGCTGTGCCGCTGTGGGCACTCGGGCAATAAGCCCTTCTGCGACGGCACCCACAAGTCGGTGGGCTTCGTGGCCCCGGCGGCGGTCATCGAGCTCGAGGAGCCGAGGTAA
- a CDS encoding VOC family protein, with protein MYTTRLAYVHLTVRHLEAAVTFYTRFLDLQLSERFGKTALLVSSENDAHFELALSEGTPSGSVVLGFAILSEEDFRAAQDFVRLEGVPFRLEDRGIAWVLGLQDPDGNTVELFLDRRASGGRAFWRGESAPL; from the coding sequence ATGTATACCACCCGCCTGGCTTACGTACACCTGACCGTGCGGCACCTCGAGGCCGCCGTTACCTTTTACACCCGTTTCCTGGACTTGCAGCTCTCCGAACGTTTTGGCAAAACCGCCCTGCTGGTCTCCTCGGAGAACGATGCCCACTTCGAGCTGGCCCTTAGCGAAGGCACGCCATCGGGCTCGGTGGTGCTGGGGTTTGCCATTCTGTCCGAAGAGGACTTCCGAGCGGCCCAGGATTTTGTGCGGCTCGAGGGGGTGCCCTTCCGGCTGGAGGATCGCGGGATCGCCTGGGTGCTGGGCCTGCAAGACCCCGATGGCAACACGGTAGAACTGTTCCTGGATCGCCGCGCATCGGGGGGGCGGGCCTTCTGGCGGGGCGAGAGCGCCCCTCTCTGA
- a CDS encoding penicillin acylase family protein: protein MRILRFLGRLLLLLIGLALVLAVGGWFWLRAATIPQHTGRLALKGLSAPVEMSRTAEGILHIKAQTDEDAFFALGVAHAQDRLWQMEFQRRVGAGRLSEVIGKATLEQDRFLRTWGFYRAAEQAYEGLSPYARSAVDAYVAGINAYLATNPPLPLEFRLLGFRPEPWKPADVLVWAKMMSYDLSGNWRSELQRLQWAAKGMPVARMMQLKPPYPADAPTVLQAEDLQLPPPAKPDGESARSLLSLASRLPQALHLPGELMARASNNWVIGPARTVSGKPLLANDPHLGLGAPSVWYLVHIEAPTYRAIGSSFPGLPAVVIGRNERIGWGVTTVGADVQDLYILEEVPGGYRYKGQTEPWRTRTEVIKVKGEPDVTLEVRESRYGPVINDVVRNPGAKPLSLRWTSLDPTDRTMEAFLGIARAQNWEEFKAALALYNAPSQNFVYADVDGNIGYMAPARFPIRRPGHSGLMPVPGDGNWDWQGYLPQDQWPQVYNPKEGFIVTANNKVTAPNYPHTISLEWEEPYRAQRIRELILAKEKLSLEDMVAMQQDITSLLYREFKPVLELLNPLSENARQWKARLLAWDGVMRAEQVEPTVFQAWYTELTRLPSKEVEQEFWEQPRYLLAAMRQGDPACQTPDTQTCLEFAALALDKALDRFSNNPPRWGEVHRATFPHAILTNVSPLNRLSDRAVPHGGDRYTLNRASYDPSTFRMTVGSSYRHILDFADLENSRFIHPMGQSGALLSGGYDNLLAKWAGGQYLPMRMGETSFRTRQTLEPLR from the coding sequence GTGCGCATACTGCGTTTTCTGGGGCGTTTGTTGTTGTTGCTGATTGGACTGGCGCTGGTTCTGGCTGTGGGGGGTTGGTTCTGGTTGCGGGCGGCCACCATTCCGCAGCACACGGGGCGGCTGGCCCTTAAGGGTCTCTCGGCGCCGGTGGAGATGAGCCGCACTGCCGAGGGCATACTGCACATCAAAGCCCAGACCGACGAGGACGCGTTCTTCGCCCTGGGTGTAGCCCACGCCCAGGATCGCCTGTGGCAGATGGAGTTCCAGCGCCGGGTGGGGGCCGGGCGGCTTTCCGAGGTGATTGGGAAGGCCACCCTGGAGCAAGACCGCTTCCTGCGCACCTGGGGCTTCTACCGCGCTGCTGAACAAGCCTATGAGGGCCTATCGCCCTATGCCAGGTCGGCAGTGGACGCCTACGTGGCGGGCATCAACGCCTACCTGGCCACCAACCCGCCCCTGCCGCTCGAGTTCCGCCTGCTGGGTTTCAGGCCCGAGCCCTGGAAGCCCGCGGATGTGCTGGTCTGGGCCAAGATGATGTCCTACGACCTTTCGGGCAACTGGCGCAGCGAGCTGCAGCGCCTGCAGTGGGCGGCCAAAGGCATGCCCGTGGCGCGCATGATGCAGCTCAAGCCCCCTTACCCCGCCGATGCGCCCACCGTGCTGCAGGCCGAGGATTTACAACTCCCTCCGCCAGCAAAGCCGGATGGGGAGTCGGCCCGTTCCCTCCTCAGCCTGGCATCCCGGCTGCCCCAGGCTCTGCACCTGCCGGGGGAGCTAATGGCCCGGGCCTCCAACAACTGGGTGATTGGCCCCGCGCGCACCGTGAGTGGAAAACCCCTGCTGGCCAACGACCCCCACCTGGGGCTGGGTGCGCCCTCGGTGTGGTATCTGGTGCATATCGAAGCCCCCACCTACAGGGCCATCGGTAGCAGCTTTCCGGGGCTTCCGGCGGTGGTGATTGGCCGCAACGAGCGCATCGGCTGGGGGGTGACGACAGTTGGGGCCGATGTGCAGGATCTGTACATCCTGGAGGAAGTTCCAGGTGGCTACCGCTACAAGGGACAGACGGAGCCCTGGCGCACCCGCACCGAGGTGATCAAGGTCAAAGGCGAACCCGACGTGACCCTCGAGGTGCGGGAAAGCCGCTACGGGCCGGTGATCAACGATGTGGTCAGGAACCCCGGCGCCAAGCCGCTTTCGTTGCGCTGGACCAGCCTCGACCCCACCGACCGCACCATGGAGGCCTTCCTGGGGATCGCCCGCGCGCAGAACTGGGAAGAGTTCAAGGCTGCCTTAGCCCTCTACAACGCGCCCAGCCAGAACTTTGTTTATGCCGATGTGGACGGCAATATCGGCTATATGGCTCCAGCCCGCTTCCCCATCCGCCGGCCCGGCCACTCGGGCCTGATGCCGGTGCCGGGCGACGGCAACTGGGACTGGCAGGGCTACCTGCCCCAGGATCAGTGGCCGCAAGTCTATAACCCCAAAGAGGGCTTTATCGTCACCGCCAACAACAAGGTGACCGCCCCCAATTACCCGCACACCATCTCGCTGGAGTGGGAGGAACCCTACCGGGCCCAGCGCATCCGCGAGCTGATACTGGCCAAGGAAAAACTCTCCCTGGAAGACATGGTCGCCATGCAGCAGGACATTACCAGCCTCTTGTACCGGGAGTTTAAGCCGGTTTTGGAGCTGCTCAACCCACTCTCGGAGAACGCGCGCCAGTGGAAGGCCCGTTTGCTGGCCTGGGATGGGGTGATGCGGGCCGAGCAGGTCGAGCCCACGGTCTTCCAGGCCTGGTACACCGAGCTGACCCGCTTGCCCAGCAAAGAGGTGGAGCAGGAGTTCTGGGAGCAGCCCCGCTACCTGCTGGCCGCCATGCGCCAGGGCGACCCGGCCTGCCAGACGCCCGATACCCAGACCTGCCTGGAATTTGCTGCCCTCGCCCTCGATAAGGCCCTCGACCGCTTCAGCAACAACCCCCCGCGCTGGGGCGAGGTGCACCGGGCCACCTTCCCCCACGCCATTCTGACCAACGTCTCGCCGCTCAACCGCCTCTCCGACCGGGCCGTGCCCCACGGGGGCGACCGCTACACCCTGAACCGGGCCTCCTACGACCCCAGCACCTTCCGCATGACGGTGGGGAGCAGCTACCGGCACATTCTGGATTTTGCCGATCTGGAGAACTCGAGGTTCATTCACCCCATGGGCCAGTCCGGTGCGCTTTTGTCGGGCGGATACGACAACCTACTGGCTAAATGGGCGGGGGGGCAGTACCTGCCCATGCGGATGGGGGAGACCAGCTTCAGGACGCGCCAGACCCTCGAGCCCCTACGCTAG
- a CDS encoding GntR family transcriptional regulator, producing MARLWDLDVEAGPIYAQIVRGVERMLANGQLKPGDKLPSARELAAALKVNPNTVMHAYGQLEMAQIAETRRGLGTFVREDVNVEGIRLRILHEAAQRFWLEVQSLGLSLEEALKALRSLGPNSGGEVQ from the coding sequence GTGGCTCGATTGTGGGACTTGGACGTGGAAGCAGGGCCGATTTATGCGCAGATCGTACGGGGGGTGGAGCGGATGCTGGCCAATGGGCAGTTGAAACCAGGGGATAAGCTGCCCTCAGCGCGGGAGCTGGCGGCGGCCTTGAAGGTCAACCCCAACACGGTGATGCACGCCTACGGCCAGCTCGAGATGGCCCAGATCGCCGAGACCCGGCGGGGCCTGGGTACTTTTGTGCGGGAGGATGTAAACGTGGAGGGTATCCGGCTTCGCATTCTGCACGAGGCCGCCCAGCGCTTCTGGTTGGAGGTACAGAGCCTGGGACTCAGTCTCGAGGAGGCCCTCAAAGCCCTTAGAAGCCTGGGCCCCAACAGCGGCGGGGAGGTGCAGTGA
- a CDS encoding ABC transporter ATP-binding protein produces MLARLIGVTKRYGKTEGVHDLSLELYPGQAVGLLGLNGSGKTTTLKLLAGMLFPTQGRVEVLGKTPRENRGQIAYLSDADNLYAWMTPDDAERFMRGLYPDFNPRRYRELLAFLEVPQRSYRAMSRGQRARLRLAMVLARDARLFLLDEPLSGIDVISRDRILKSLVLEWREEACLVLSTHEVSEAEGIFERVLLLKEGRLALDAKAEDLRARGQSVKDAFIEVLA; encoded by the coding sequence ATGCTGGCCCGACTAATTGGCGTGACCAAGCGCTATGGCAAAACCGAGGGGGTGCACGACCTGAGCCTCGAGCTCTACCCAGGGCAGGCGGTGGGGCTTTTGGGCCTGAACGGCTCGGGCAAGACCACCACCCTCAAGCTCCTGGCCGGGATGCTTTTTCCCACCCAGGGCCGGGTGGAGGTGCTGGGAAAAACCCCACGCGAGAACCGGGGCCAGATTGCTTATCTCTCCGATGCCGACAACCTGTACGCCTGGATGACCCCGGACGATGCCGAACGTTTTATGCGGGGGCTGTACCCCGACTTCAACCCCAGGCGCTACCGCGAACTGCTGGCCTTCCTGGAGGTGCCGCAGCGCAGCTACCGTGCGATGTCGCGGGGGCAGCGGGCCCGTCTGCGGCTGGCGATGGTGCTGGCCCGCGACGCCCGGCTGTTTCTGCTCGATGAACCGCTCTCGGGCATAGACGTGATCTCGCGCGACCGCATCCTCAAAAGCCTGGTGCTGGAGTGGCGGGAGGAGGCCTGCTTGGTGCTCTCGACCCACGAGGTGAGCGAGGCCGAGGGAATTTTTGAACGGGTGCTGCTCTTGAAGGAGGGCCGCCTGGCCCTGGATGCCAAGGCCGAGGATTTGCGGGCCAGGGGACAGAGCGTGAAGGACGCCTTTATCGAGGTTTTGGCTTGA